A region from the Erinaceus europaeus unplaced genomic scaffold, mEriEur2.1 scaffold_712, whole genome shotgun sequence genome encodes:
- the ZC3HC1 gene encoding zinc finger C3HC-type protein 1 isoform X2 yields the protein MKGSPRKKEAQKRQREIERGGKDKGGEKDRHLQNCFTSPLARKDTSATFQSVNGSPQAEQPPLESTRKEAFFNRVETFSSLKWAGKPLELSPLVCAKYGWVTVECDMLKCSSCQAFLCATLQPAFDFDRYKERCAELKKALCTAHEKFCFWPDSPSPDRFGMLPLDEPTVLVNEFLDRFQSLCHLDLQLPSLKPEDLKTMCLTEDKISLLLHLLEDELDGQGDEKQTTTKLSSDIQVHITACILSLCGWACSSSLEPLQLSLITCAQCTRKVGLWGFQQLESSMTDLDASFGLTSSPSSGPDGRSERFLLVPESPRRMMTRSQDTTFSPGLEQAERSPGPIVSRSRSWDSSNPLDRPDPEAASPTTRSRPVTRSMGTGDTTGLEVPSSPLRKAKRARLCSSSSSDTSSRSFFDPTSQHRDWCPWVNITVDEENRENGGSEVEASPPAEPGWKLVLNLLLAHRQSHQPADTNSLNLSEKSRKVFRIFRQWESLCSS from the exons ATGAAGGGATCGCCCCGGAAGAAGGAGGCGCAGAAGA gacagagagaaatcgagagaggaggaaaagacaaagggggagagaaagatagacacctacagaactgcttcacttcaCCGCTTGCCAG GAAGGACACATCTGCCACATTCCAGTCAGTTAATGGATCCCCCCAAGCTGAACAACCTCCTTTGGAATCTACAAGGAAAGAAGCCTTCTTTAATAGAGTTGAAACATTTTCT TCTTTGAAATGGGCAGGTAAGCCCCTAGAACTGTCCCCACTCGTCTGTGCCAAGTATGGCTGGGTCACAGTAGAATGTGACATGCTCAAGTGCTCCAGCTGTCAAGCTTTTCTCTGTGCCACCTTACAACCAGCTTTTGATTTTGACAGAT ATAAGGAGCGATgtgctgaactgaagaaagcctTGTGTACTGCCCATGAGAAGTTCTGTTTCTGGCCAGACAGCCCGTCTCCAG ATCGATTCGGAATGTTGCCATTGGATGAGCCGACTGTCCTTGTTAATGAATTCCTAGATCGTTTTCAGAGCCTTTGTCACTTGGACCTCCAACTTCCTTCTCTGAAGCCTGAGGACTTGAAAACTATG TGCTTAACAGAAGACAAGATCAGTCTTCTCCTACACCTGCTTGAAGATGAGCTTGATGGCCAAGGCGATGAGAAACAAACTACAACCAAACTAAGCTCAGATATCCAAGTCCACATCACTgcctgtattctctctctctgcggcTGGGCATGCAG CTCTTCCTTAGAGCCCCTGCAACTCTCCTTGATAACATGTGCACAGTGTACGAGGAAGGTAGGGCTGTGGGGCTTCCAGCAGCTCGAGTCATCCATGACTGACCTGGATGCATCATTTGGCCTGACCAGCTCCCCCAGCTCAGGACCTGATGGGCGCTCAGAGCGCTTCCTTCTGGTGCCTGAGTCTCCTCGGAGGATGATGACGAGGAGCCAGGACACCACATTTTCCCCAGGCTTGGAGCAG GCTGAAAGGAGCCCAGGCCCCATTGTCTCCCGATCTCGAAGCTGGGACTCTTCCAATCCACTGGACCGTCCTGACCCAGAGGCGGCCAGCCCCACCACCAGGAGCCGCCCAGTGACCCGAAGCATGGGAACAGGAGACACCACTGGCCTGGAAGTGCCATCCAGCCCCCTCCGGAAAGCCAAACGAGCTCGCCTCTGCTCCTCCAGCAGCTCG gacACATCTTCCCGAAGCTTCTTTGATCCCACCTCTCAGCATAGAGACTGGTGTCCATGGGTGAACATCACAGTTGATGAAGAAAACAGGGAGAATGGTGGCAGCGAGGTGGAAGCCAGCCCCCCAGCGGAGCCAGGCTGGAAGCTGGTGCTGAACCTGCTCTTGGCCCACAGACAGTCCCATCAGCCAGCGGATACCAACTCCTTG AACCTGTCTGAAAAATCAAGGAAGGTATTCCGAATATTCCGGCAGTGGGAATCTCTGTGCTCATCCTGA
- the ZC3HC1 gene encoding zinc finger C3HC-type protein 1 isoform X1: MAAPSEELAFAPGFEKNWGAVVRSPEGTPQKIRQLIDEGIAPEEGGAEEKDTSATFQSVNGSPQAEQPPLESTRKEAFFNRVETFSSLKWAGKPLELSPLVCAKYGWVTVECDMLKCSSCQAFLCATLQPAFDFDRYKERCAELKKALCTAHEKFCFWPDSPSPDRFGMLPLDEPTVLVNEFLDRFQSLCHLDLQLPSLKPEDLKTMCLTEDKISLLLHLLEDELDGQGDEKQTTTKLSSDIQVHITACILSLCGWACSSSLEPLQLSLITCAQCTRKVGLWGFQQLESSMTDLDASFGLTSSPSSGPDGRSERFLLVPESPRRMMTRSQDTTFSPGLEQAERSPGPIVSRSRSWDSSNPLDRPDPEAASPTTRSRPVTRSMGTGDTTGLEVPSSPLRKAKRARLCSSSSSDTSSRSFFDPTSQHRDWCPWVNITVDEENRENGGSEVEASPPAEPGWKLVLNLLLAHRQSHQPADTNSLNLSEKSRKVFRIFRQWESLCSS, encoded by the exons ATGGCGGCGCCCAGTGAGGAGCTTGCGTTTGCCCCAGGGTTTGAAAAGAATTGGGGGGCAGTTGTTCGCTCCCCAGAAGGAACTCCGCAGAAAATCCGGCAGCTGATAGATGAAGGGATCGCCCCGGAAGAAGGAGGCGCAGAAGA GAAGGACACATCTGCCACATTCCAGTCAGTTAATGGATCCCCCCAAGCTGAACAACCTCCTTTGGAATCTACAAGGAAAGAAGCCTTCTTTAATAGAGTTGAAACATTTTCT TCTTTGAAATGGGCAGGTAAGCCCCTAGAACTGTCCCCACTCGTCTGTGCCAAGTATGGCTGGGTCACAGTAGAATGTGACATGCTCAAGTGCTCCAGCTGTCAAGCTTTTCTCTGTGCCACCTTACAACCAGCTTTTGATTTTGACAGAT ATAAGGAGCGATgtgctgaactgaagaaagcctTGTGTACTGCCCATGAGAAGTTCTGTTTCTGGCCAGACAGCCCGTCTCCAG ATCGATTCGGAATGTTGCCATTGGATGAGCCGACTGTCCTTGTTAATGAATTCCTAGATCGTTTTCAGAGCCTTTGTCACTTGGACCTCCAACTTCCTTCTCTGAAGCCTGAGGACTTGAAAACTATG TGCTTAACAGAAGACAAGATCAGTCTTCTCCTACACCTGCTTGAAGATGAGCTTGATGGCCAAGGCGATGAGAAACAAACTACAACCAAACTAAGCTCAGATATCCAAGTCCACATCACTgcctgtattctctctctctgcggcTGGGCATGCAG CTCTTCCTTAGAGCCCCTGCAACTCTCCTTGATAACATGTGCACAGTGTACGAGGAAGGTAGGGCTGTGGGGCTTCCAGCAGCTCGAGTCATCCATGACTGACCTGGATGCATCATTTGGCCTGACCAGCTCCCCCAGCTCAGGACCTGATGGGCGCTCAGAGCGCTTCCTTCTGGTGCCTGAGTCTCCTCGGAGGATGATGACGAGGAGCCAGGACACCACATTTTCCCCAGGCTTGGAGCAG GCTGAAAGGAGCCCAGGCCCCATTGTCTCCCGATCTCGAAGCTGGGACTCTTCCAATCCACTGGACCGTCCTGACCCAGAGGCGGCCAGCCCCACCACCAGGAGCCGCCCAGTGACCCGAAGCATGGGAACAGGAGACACCACTGGCCTGGAAGTGCCATCCAGCCCCCTCCGGAAAGCCAAACGAGCTCGCCTCTGCTCCTCCAGCAGCTCG gacACATCTTCCCGAAGCTTCTTTGATCCCACCTCTCAGCATAGAGACTGGTGTCCATGGGTGAACATCACAGTTGATGAAGAAAACAGGGAGAATGGTGGCAGCGAGGTGGAAGCCAGCCCCCCAGCGGAGCCAGGCTGGAAGCTGGTGCTGAACCTGCTCTTGGCCCACAGACAGTCCCATCAGCCAGCGGATACCAACTCCTTG AACCTGTCTGAAAAATCAAGGAAGGTATTCCGAATATTCCGGCAGTGGGAATCTCTGTGCTCATCCTGA